From Apium graveolens cultivar Ventura chromosome 9, ASM990537v1, whole genome shotgun sequence, the proteins below share one genomic window:
- the LOC141687026 gene encoding pentatricopeptide repeat-containing protein At4g02820, mitochondrial, which produces MFLRRIRTTLAAVRHFSGEVTTEPIAKPAVIQPAVTAAKSGGGDTLGKRLLSLVYTKRSAVITLRKWKEEGHVIRKYELNRNVRMLRKLKRYKHALEICEWMKTQDDMQLVEGDYAVHLDLISKVRGLNSAEKFFEDLPDKMRGQLACSSLLHNYVQQKDSSKAEALMEKMLDCGFLKNPLPYNHMISLYISNGQLEEALRMIKKLKKNTSPDLLTYNLWLRICGSLDDIDIAENVFLELKKAKVEPDWVTYSTLTNIYIKNSLNEKAAASLKEMEKKTSRTERIAYASILSLHTRLGNKGEIRRIWKKMKSTYPKLNDGEYTSMINSLLKLEQFEEAHKLFNEWESVSPTKDCRIPNLFVAAYVNKNQLEMAEDFHKQMMKKGFTPSCTTWELLTWGYLKQNDMEKALVSFQKAVGSVKKWDFNEKLVQELYRVIQGYKNIERAEQLLVILRHGGELNTKVYNALLKTYAEAGKMPLVISERMKKDKVELDDETRELIKLTSKMCVSDVSSYLY; this is translated from the exons ATGTTCCTCCGACGAATCCGCACAACCCTAGCCGCCGTCCGGCACTTCTCCGGCGAAGTCACGACGGAACCAATTGCAAAACCTGCAGTAATCCAACCAGCTGTCACCGCCGCGAAGTCCGGAGGCGGCGACACTCTGGGCAAGAGACTACTAAGCTTAGTGTACACTAAACGAAGCGCTGTGATCACTTTACGTAAATGGAAAGAAGAAGGACATGTGATTAGGAAGTACGAGCTTAATCGAAATGTTCGAATGCTTCGTAAACTTAAACGATATAAACACGCTCTTGAG ATTTGTGAGTGGATGAAAACACAAGATGATATGCAGTTGGTGGAAGGAGATTATGCTGTGCACttagacttgatttcaaaggttcGTGGTTTGAATAGTGCTGAAAAGTTCTTTGAAGATCTTCCCGATAAAATGAGAGGCCAATTGGCCTGCAGTTCCCTTCTGCACAATTATGTACAACAGAAGGATTCTTCTAAAGCTGAAGCTCTGATGGAAAAAATGTTGGATTGTGGTTTTCTAAAGAATCCCCTCCCTTATAATCATATGATTTCATTGTACATTTCAAATGGACAACTGGAGGAGGCATTACGAATGATTAAGAAGTTAAAGAAGAACACTTCGCCAGATCTTCTAACTTACAACCTGTGGCTAAGAATCTGTGGTTCGCTGGATGACATTGACATTGCAGAAAATGTCTTTCTTGAGCTCAAAAAGGCGAAAGTAGAACCGGACTGGGTGACCTACAGTACATTAACtaacatatatattaaaaattccCTTAATGAGAAAGCAGCCGCTAGCCTTAAGGAAATGGAGAAAAAGACTTCTCGAACAGAACGAATTGCGTATGCATCCATTCTTAGTTTGCATACACGCCTGGGAAATAAGGGCGAGATTCGACGAATATGGAAGAAGATGAAGTCTACCTATCCGAAGCTGAATGATGGGGAGTATACTTCCATGATAAATTCACTATTGAAACTAGAACAGTTTGAAGAAGCACATAAGCTTTTTAATGAATGGGAGTCTGTGTCTCCAACTAAGGATTGCAGGATTCCAAATTTATTTGTTGCAGCTTATGTTAATAAGAATCAGTTAGAAATGGCTGAAGATTTTCATAAACAAATGATGAAAAAAGGTTTCACACCAAGTTGTACCACTTGGGAATTACTCACATGGGGGTACTTGAAACAAAATGATATGGAAAAGGCTCTAGTTAGTTTTCAGAAAGCTGTTGGTAGTGTGAAGAAATGGGATTTTAACGAGAAATTGGTTCAAGAACTGTATAGGGTCATTCAAGGGTACAAAAATATTGAGCGGGCCGAGCAATTGCTTGTCATTCTTCGtcatggtggtgaattgaatACAAAAGTGTACAATGCACTTTTGAAAACTTATGCAGAAGCTGGCAAAATGCCGCTTGTAATTTCGGAGAGGATGAAGAAAGATAAGGTGGAGTTGGATGATGAAACTCGTGAACTTATTAAATTAACTAGCAAGATGTGTGTTAGTGATGTTTCAAGTTATTTGTATTAA
- the LOC141687027 gene encoding uncharacterized protein LOC141687027 has translation MAANYQLAFEERTSWLQTENIWSSGQHRNNLWSPTAREPLMSESDSKQQLRQIYDKDWAAQKHEMQKILLDSPKKSCGTGFFLPRTAAADFQLTNKSDTRSSSENWNNNNIVAGNKKSQQSAANKTSSSPHYIYLPKEWTY, from the exons ATGGCAGCAAATTATCAACTTGCATTTGAAGAAAGAACATCCTGGCTCCAG ACGGAAAATATATGGAGTTCAGGGCAACACCGGAACAATCTTTGGTCACCGACAGCTAGAGAACCACTG atgtcagaatcagactCAAAGCAACAATTAAGACAGATATATGACAAGGACTGGGCAGCCCAGAAACACGAAATGCAAAAGATTCTTCTCGATTCTCCAAAGAAGTCATGTGGCACTGGTTTTTTCCTACCTCGAACTGCAGCTGCAGATTTCCAGTTAACCAATAAGTCAG ATACGAGAAGCAGCTCGGAAAATTGGAACAACAACAATATTGTAGCTGGAAACAAGAAGAGCCAACAAAGTGCAGCAAATAAAACAAGCAGTTCTCCCCATTACATATATCTTCCAAAAGAATGGACTTACTAG
- the LOC141686284 gene encoding thaumatin-like protein 1, translating into MVINFDICTGTYGATFTFVNKCDYTVWPGILAGSGTPPLETTGFELPQQTSRSFQAPNGWSGRFWGRTGCKFNGTGPGSCSTADCGSGQVECNGAGASPPATLAEFTLGSGSEGSQDFYDVSLVDGYNVAMIIEASGGSGMCAATGCVTDLNRYCPAELKVSNGDACKSACEAFGKPEYCCSGPNNTPATCKPSAYAALFKMACPRAYSYAYDDLTSTFTCTGADYTMTFCPSIPTSPTALVDATLTTTKDDGSSVTGDQQPSTMSGAPSPGTSGSESGSGSGPEPKVMTSGSSDSSSRNHSHSTLRVFFIALAFIVFL; encoded by the coding sequence ATGGTAATAAATTTTGATATTTGTACAGGTACGTATGGAGCAACATTCACATTCGTAAACAAATGTGATTATACAGTGTGGCCAGGCATTCTCGCAGGTTCAGGCACTCCCCCTCTTGAAACTACTGGTTTTGAGCTACCCCAACAAACTTCCCGGTCCTTCCAAGCTCCAAACGGGTGGTCCGGCCGGTTCTGGGGTCGAACTGGTTGCAAATTCAATGGAACAGGGCCTGGTTCATGCTCAACTGCAGATTGTGGTTCGGGTCAAGTAGAATGCAATGGCGCTGGAGCTTCACCCCCCGCTACACTCGCTGAGTTTACACTTGGCTCGGGTAGTGAAGGTAGTCAAGACTTTTATGACGTTAGCTTGGTTGATGGATACAATGTGGCTATGATAATCGAAGCGAGTGGTGGTTCGGGCATGTGTGCTGCGACCGGCTGTGTTACGGATTTGAACCGGTATTGCCCGGCTGAATTGAAAGTAAGCAATGGGGACGCATGTAAGAGTGCCTGTGAAGCATTCGGGAAACCGGAGTATTGTTGTAGTGGTCCCAATAATACCCCAGCTACTTGTAAACCATCAGCTTACGCGGCTCTGTTTAAGATGGCTTGTCCGAGAGCTTATAGTTATGCTTACGATGATCTAACTAGTACATTTACTTGCACGGGGGCTGATTACACTATGACGTTCTGTCCGTCCATTCCAACATCACCAACAGCTCTTGTTGATGCCACCCTGACAACAACAAAGGATGATGGGTCATCAGTCACGGGTGATCAACAGCCAAGTACAATGAGCGGTGCTCCAAGTCCTGGTACATCAGGGTCTGAATCTGGCTCTGGATCAGGACCTGAACCTAAGGTGATGACAAGTGGATCAAGCGACTCATCAAGCAGAAATCATTCACATTCTACTTTACGAGTTTTCTTCATTGCCTTGGCTTTCATTGTTTTCTTGTAA